Sequence from the Candidatus Beckwithbacteria bacterium genome:
AGGCAGTCATGTCAGATTGACACATGCGGATGGCCGTTGGACACAAGTGGCGGTCCACCCCAAACCGATTCCCCGAGGAACGCTGCGGTTGATTTTACGTCAAACAAAAATTAGCCCCAAAGAACTAATTCAGTTGCTGTGATGTGATAAAAGAAGTTTAAGCGGAAGCAGGAGGACCAGATTAATTATTAAGGTGTAGGTGAAAACAGTGGCAAGGGAAGAGAAAAAATTAGCGAGATAGGGCAATAGGGCTATAGGGAAAGAAAGACGGGTGAGCTGAAGAATTCCGAGAAGGAGAAGAATGAGAATTACCGGCACGCCGGCGGATTGAAGATCGGAGGGAGAAGAGAAGAGGGTATTGGAAACAGCAAACATTAAATAACCAAACAAAATTAACCACCAACCGCCGGGATTAAATTTAATTAATAACCATAAAACCGTAGCTCCGGTGATAAGCGGAGCTAGGCCGATTAAAGTCATACGGAAGGGGTCGGTTTGGCCGATTTGGGCCGAGCCGAGAGATAAATGATTGTCTTTTAGTTCGGGCCGCAACTTTAATTCGCCGGTGCGAATGCCAAGAATCTCGGCCATTAATATATGGGACATTTCGTGCAAGAAAATTCCGGGGAGTAAAATAAAAAACAATAAATTTAAAGGTAAAAGGCGGAACAATCGGGATAAAAGGGCCTGAGAAGAGAGAAAGAGGAAGACGGCGGCGAGAATAAAACCAGCAAGGGCGAGTAACATTATTTTTTTATTGCTTTCAAGAAATCGTCGGGTTCGGATAATTGGAAAAATTGGCTTTTCCAGGCCAAGCGGGTACCGACAAGAGTAAAAAGAGTGATTAGGCCGGCAAAAAAAGGCTTGAGGTTTTTCAGAAAATACCAGGAAGCAGCGGCGCCGGCAGCTAAGATAGACAAGAACGAAAAAGCAATAATGCCAGCGAGATTGGTTCCCACTACGCTCCGATTAGCAATCGGAGCTTCGCTAGGGACAGGGGTGGATTGAGCTCGAGCTTGGGGCATTTGACCGAGCATGGTTTTTAGTTTTTGCAGCTCGCGTTCATCCACCCGGACTTTGCCGGTATTTTGGCAAGTGGGGCAGCCGACGCCGTTGCAGTTGGGGCAAGTGAGAATTTGGTAGGTCATTTAATTTTCTCCTCAGTCCAATTAATACTATCACCGCTTTTGAGTTTGCCGGCGATGATGAGTTCTGCTAATGGCTCTTCGATTTTTTCCTGAATTAAACGTTTTAAGGGGCGGGCGCCGAACTCGGCCACATCGCCGAGTTTGGCTAATTTATCCAGAGTGGTATCGGGAACTGTCAGGGTTATGTTTTTGGCTTTCAGGCGGTTGATGACCTGGTTTAACTGTAGTTTAGCGATTTGTTTGATTTCCGCTAAACCCAACTTATTCATTAAAATAATATCATCGATGCGGTTTAAAAATTCCGGCCGGAGGTAATGGGAAAGGGCTTTCATTAAGTCTGTTCGAGATACATTAAGGTCGGTCGGACCTTGAAGATCAGAGACGTCGATGTTGGAAGTCATAATAATAATCGTATTTTTAAAATCAGCTAAATGACCTTGGGAGTCGGTTAAACGGCCATCCTCCAAGACCTGCAAGAAAATATCAAAAACTTTAGGGTGGGCTTTTTCCAGCTCATCCAAAAGAATCAAAGAATAAGGATGCTGGCGAATGGGGTTGGTGAGTTGACCGCCTTCTTCGTAGCCAACATAACCGGGAGGAGCGCCGATTAATTTATCGGCAGTGTGGGCCTCCATGAACTCGGACATATCCAGGCGGACCATGGCTTTTTCTGACTGGTAAACAACGCGGGCCAGAGCCCGGGCAGTTTCCGTCTTGCCGACACCGGTGGGGCCTAAAAGCAAAAATGAGCCGATTGGCCGGTTAGGGTCTTTGAGGCCGGCGCGCGAGCGTTTGATGACATCAGCGATAGCTTTAACGGCCTGATTTTGGCCGATGATTTGCTTCTGAAGCCGGGTTTCCAAGTTCATTAGCTGGATTGATTCTTCCTGAGTTAAAGAGGTAATAGGAATGCCGGTTTTTTGGGAGAGAACAGTTTTCAAGTCTTCAACGGTAATGGCGGCTTGACCATTGACCTTAGCACCGGAAGTGGCTTCATCGAGAATATCAATGGCCTTGTCCGGTAAAAATCTGTCCTGAATATAGCGGGTGGACAAATCAACACTGGCCTCAATCACGGTGTCATCAATAGTAACGCCGTGGTGTTTAGTAAGCTTGGCGGCAACGGCTGTTAAAATTTTAATGGTATCGGCGCGGCTGGGTTCATCGACTTTGACGGGTTCAAAGCGGCGCTCCAGGGCGGGATCTTTTTCAATATAGCGGCGGTATTCGTCGGCAGTGGTGGCACCGATGACATTTAAATCACCCCGGGCCAGGGCGGGCTTTAAGATGTTGGCGGCAGTCATGGCGCCGCCGGCCGAACCGGCGCCCATAATCATGTGGATTTCGTCAATAAAAATGATAATGTTACCGCTGGTTTTAACTTCTTTAATTAAGGCCTGAAGCCGGGTTTCCAGCCCCCCTTGGTAAGAGGTGCCGGCCAGGAGGGTGGTGAGATTAAGAGCGTAAATCTGAATGTTTTTTAATAAATCCGGGACTTGATTTTG
This genomic interval carries:
- a CDS encoding type II toxin-antitoxin system HicA family toxin, whose product is MKLPRNVKGKQLIKVLKKLGFNICGQRGSHVRLTHADGRWTQVAVHPKPIPRGTLRLILRQTKISPKELIQLL
- a CDS encoding ATP-dependent Clp protease ATP-binding subunit, whose protein sequence is MTLNAVDISPNFSPDSLQLLANTLLAEASFSPDLKKIIYLAYSESLILNSPQVEPAHFLIPLNDFLTDPLDKKALRQAILKNPNTNLTPLRQGSAGSMTTLKNFSENLTQKAATGKIDAVIGRAKEIDQLIRILARRTKSNAILVGDPGVGKTAIVEGLALKISQNQVPDLLKNIQIYALNLTTLLAGTSYQGGLETRLQALIKEVKTSGNIIIFIDEIHMIMGAGSAGGAMTAANILKPALARGDLNVIGATTADEYRRYIEKDPALERRFEPVKVDEPSRADTIKILTAVAAKLTKHHGVTIDDTVIEASVDLSTRYIQDRFLPDKAIDILDEATSGAKVNGQAAITVEDLKTVLSQKTGIPITSLTQEESIQLMNLETRLQKQIIGQNQAVKAIADVIKRSRAGLKDPNRPIGSFLLLGPTGVGKTETARALARVVYQSEKAMVRLDMSEFMEAHTADKLIGAPPGYVGYEEGGQLTNPIRQHPYSLILLDELEKAHPKVFDIFLQVLEDGRLTDSQGHLADFKNTIIIMTSNIDVSDLQGPTDLNVSRTDLMKALSHYLRPEFLNRIDDIILMNKLGLAEIKQIAKLQLNQVINRLKAKNITLTVPDTTLDKLAKLGDVAEFGARPLKRLIQEKIEEPLAELIIAGKLKSGDSINWTEEKIK